A DNA window from Lagenorhynchus albirostris chromosome 5, mLagAlb1.1, whole genome shotgun sequence contains the following coding sequences:
- the NR1D2 gene encoding nuclear receptor subfamily 1 group D member 2 isoform X1, translated as MEVNAGGVIAYISSSSSASSPASCHSEGSENSFQSSSVPSSPASTNADNNGNPKNGHLSNTEGILKDDRIDCSMKTSKSSAPGMTKSHSSVTKFSGMVLLCKVCGDVASGFHYGVHACEGCKGFFRRSIQQNIQYKKCLKNENCSIMRMNRNRCQQCRFKKCLSVGMSRDAVRFGRIPKREKQRMLIEMQSAMKTMMNSQFSGHLQSDQLVEHHEQTALPAQEQLRPKPQLEQENIKSSSPSSDFAKEEVIGMVTRAHKDTFMYNQEQRENSAETVQPQRERIPKNMEQYNLNHDRCGSGLSSHFPCSESQQHLGGQYKGRNVMHYANGHAICITNGHCVNFSNAYTQRVCDRVSIDGCSQNENENSYLCNTGGRMHLVCPMNKSPYVDPHKSGHEIWEEFSMSFTPAVKEVVEFAKRIPGFRDLSQHDQVNLLKAGTFEVLMVRFASLFDAKERTVTFLSGKKYSVDDLHSMGAGDLLNSMFEFSEKLNALQLSDEEMSLFTAVVLVSADRSGIENVNSVEALQETLIRALRTLIMKNHPNEASIFTKLLLKLPDLRSLNNMHSEELLAFKVHP; from the exons GAGGTGTGATTGCCTATATCAGCTCTTCCAGCTCAGCCTCTAGCCCTGCGTCTTGTCACAGTGAGGGCTCCGAGAACAGTTTTCAGTCCTCCTCCGTCCCATCTTCTCCGGCTAGCACTAATGCTGATAACAACGGGAATCCCAAAAATGGCCATCTCTCCAATACTGAAGGCATCCTGAAGGATGATCGGATAGATTGTTCTATGAAAACAAGCAAATCGAGCGCACCTGGGATGACAAAGAGTCACAGTTCAGTGACAA AATTTAGTGGCATGGTTCTACTGTGTAAAGTCTGTGGGGATGTGGCGTCAGGATTCCACTATGGAGTTCATGCTTGTGAAGGCTGTAAG GGTTTTTTCCGGAGAAGCATTCAGCAAAACATTCAGTACAAGAAGTGCCTGAAGAATGAAAACTGCTCTATAATGAGAATGAATAGGAACAGATGTCAGCAGTGTCGTTTCAAAAAGTGTCTGTCTGTTGGAATGTCGAGAGATG CTGTTCGGTTTGGTCGTATTCCTAAGCGTGAAAAACAGAGGATGCTAATTGAGATGCAGAGTGCCATGAAGACCATGATGAACAGCCAGTTCAGTGGTCATCTACAGAGCGACCAATTAGTAGAACATCATGAACAGACAGCTTTACCAGCCCAGGAACAGCTGCGACCCAAGCCCCAGCTGGAGCAAGAAAACATCAAAAGCTCTTCTCCCTCTTCAGATTTTGCAAAGGAAGAAGTGATTGGCATGGTAACCAGAGCGCACAAGGATACCTTTATGTATAATCAGGAGCAGCGAGAAAACTCGGCAGAGACCGTGCAGCCGCAGAGAGAACGGATTCCTAAGAACATGGAGCAATATAATTTGAATCATGACCGTTGTGGCAGTGGGCTTAGCAGCCACTTTCCTTGTAGTGAGAGCCAGCAGCACCTCGGTGGACAGTACAAAGGGAGGAACGTAATGCATTACGCCAATGGGCATGCCATTTGTATTACAAATGGACATTGTGTGAACTTCTCCAATGCTTATACTCAGAGAGTATGTGATAGAGTTTCCATAGATGGATGTTCTCAGAATGAGAACGAGAATAGTTACCTGTGCAACACTGGAGGGAGAATGCATCTG GTTTGTCCAATGAATAAGTCTCCGTATGTGGATCCTCATAAATCGGGGCATGAAATCTGGGAAGAATTTTCGATGAGCTTCACCCCAGCAGTGAAGGAAGTGGTGGAGTTTGCAAAGCGTATTCCCGGCTTCAGAGATCTCTCTCAACATGACCAGGTCAACCTTTTAAAGGCTGGGACTTTCGAG gtttTAATGGTACGGTTTGCATCATTATTTGACGCAAAGGAACGTACTGTCACCTTTTTAAGTGGAAAGAAGTATAGTGTGGATGATTTACACTCAATGGGAGCAGGGGATCTGCTAAACTCTATGTTTGAATTTAGTGAGAAGCTAAATGCCCTCCAACTCAGTGATGAAGAGATGAGTCTGTTTACAGCAGTTGTCCTGGTTTCTGCAG ATCGATCCGGGATAGAAAACGTCAACTCTGTGGAGGCTTTGCAGGAAACGCTTATCCGCGCCCTAAGGACCTTAATAATGAAAAACCATCCAAACGAGGCCTCTATTTTTACAAAACTTCTTCTAAAGTTGCCAGATCTTCGATCTTTAAACAACATGCACTCCGAGGAGCTCTTGGCCTTTAAAGTTCACCCCTAA
- the NR1D2 gene encoding nuclear receptor subfamily 1 group D member 2 isoform X5 — translation MRMNRNRCQQCRFKKCLSVGMSRDAVRFGRIPKREKQRMLIEMQSAMKTMMNSQFSGHLQSDQLVEHHEQTALPAQEQLRPKPQLEQENIKSSSPSSDFAKEEVIGMVTRAHKDTFMYNQEQRENSAETVQPQRERIPKNMEQYNLNHDRCGSGLSSHFPCSESQQHLGGQYKGRNVMHYANGHAICITNGHCVNFSNAYTQRVCDRVSIDGCSQNENENSYLCNTGGRMHLVCPMNKSPYVDPHKSGHEIWEEFSMSFTPAVKEVVEFAKRIPGFRDLSQHDQVNLLKAGTFEVLMVRFASLFDAKERTVTFLSGKKYSVDDLHSMGAGDLLNSMFEFSEKLNALQLSDEEMSLFTAVVLVSADRSGIENVNSVEALQETLIRALRTLIMKNHPNEASIFTKLLLKLPDLRSLNNMHSEELLAFKVHP, via the exons ATGAGAATGAATAGGAACAGATGTCAGCAGTGTCGTTTCAAAAAGTGTCTGTCTGTTGGAATGTCGAGAGATG CTGTTCGGTTTGGTCGTATTCCTAAGCGTGAAAAACAGAGGATGCTAATTGAGATGCAGAGTGCCATGAAGACCATGATGAACAGCCAGTTCAGTGGTCATCTACAGAGCGACCAATTAGTAGAACATCATGAACAGACAGCTTTACCAGCCCAGGAACAGCTGCGACCCAAGCCCCAGCTGGAGCAAGAAAACATCAAAAGCTCTTCTCCCTCTTCAGATTTTGCAAAGGAAGAAGTGATTGGCATGGTAACCAGAGCGCACAAGGATACCTTTATGTATAATCAGGAGCAGCGAGAAAACTCGGCAGAGACCGTGCAGCCGCAGAGAGAACGGATTCCTAAGAACATGGAGCAATATAATTTGAATCATGACCGTTGTGGCAGTGGGCTTAGCAGCCACTTTCCTTGTAGTGAGAGCCAGCAGCACCTCGGTGGACAGTACAAAGGGAGGAACGTAATGCATTACGCCAATGGGCATGCCATTTGTATTACAAATGGACATTGTGTGAACTTCTCCAATGCTTATACTCAGAGAGTATGTGATAGAGTTTCCATAGATGGATGTTCTCAGAATGAGAACGAGAATAGTTACCTGTGCAACACTGGAGGGAGAATGCATCTG GTTTGTCCAATGAATAAGTCTCCGTATGTGGATCCTCATAAATCGGGGCATGAAATCTGGGAAGAATTTTCGATGAGCTTCACCCCAGCAGTGAAGGAAGTGGTGGAGTTTGCAAAGCGTATTCCCGGCTTCAGAGATCTCTCTCAACATGACCAGGTCAACCTTTTAAAGGCTGGGACTTTCGAG gtttTAATGGTACGGTTTGCATCATTATTTGACGCAAAGGAACGTACTGTCACCTTTTTAAGTGGAAAGAAGTATAGTGTGGATGATTTACACTCAATGGGAGCAGGGGATCTGCTAAACTCTATGTTTGAATTTAGTGAGAAGCTAAATGCCCTCCAACTCAGTGATGAAGAGATGAGTCTGTTTACAGCAGTTGTCCTGGTTTCTGCAG ATCGATCCGGGATAGAAAACGTCAACTCTGTGGAGGCTTTGCAGGAAACGCTTATCCGCGCCCTAAGGACCTTAATAATGAAAAACCATCCAAACGAGGCCTCTATTTTTACAAAACTTCTTCTAAAGTTGCCAGATCTTCGATCTTTAAACAACATGCACTCCGAGGAGCTCTTGGCCTTTAAAGTTCACCCCTAA
- the NR1D2 gene encoding nuclear receptor subfamily 1 group D member 2 isoform X2, translated as MEVNAGGVIAYISSSSSASSPASCHSEGSENSFQSSSVPSSPASTNADNNGNPKNGHLSNTEGILKDDRIDCSMKTSKSSAPGMTKSHSSVTKFSGMVLLCKVCGDVASGFHYGVHACEGCKGFFRRSIQQNIQYKKCLKNENCSIMRMNRNRCQQCRFKKCLSVGMSRDAVRFGRIPKREKQRMLIEMQSAMKTMMNSQFSGHLQSDQLVEHHEQTALPAQEQLRPKPQLEQENIKSSSPSSDFAKEEVIGMVCPMNKSPYVDPHKSGHEIWEEFSMSFTPAVKEVVEFAKRIPGFRDLSQHDQVNLLKAGTFEVLMVRFASLFDAKERTVTFLSGKKYSVDDLHSMGAGDLLNSMFEFSEKLNALQLSDEEMSLFTAVVLVSADRSGIENVNSVEALQETLIRALRTLIMKNHPNEASIFTKLLLKLPDLRSLNNMHSEELLAFKVHP; from the exons GAGGTGTGATTGCCTATATCAGCTCTTCCAGCTCAGCCTCTAGCCCTGCGTCTTGTCACAGTGAGGGCTCCGAGAACAGTTTTCAGTCCTCCTCCGTCCCATCTTCTCCGGCTAGCACTAATGCTGATAACAACGGGAATCCCAAAAATGGCCATCTCTCCAATACTGAAGGCATCCTGAAGGATGATCGGATAGATTGTTCTATGAAAACAAGCAAATCGAGCGCACCTGGGATGACAAAGAGTCACAGTTCAGTGACAA AATTTAGTGGCATGGTTCTACTGTGTAAAGTCTGTGGGGATGTGGCGTCAGGATTCCACTATGGAGTTCATGCTTGTGAAGGCTGTAAG GGTTTTTTCCGGAGAAGCATTCAGCAAAACATTCAGTACAAGAAGTGCCTGAAGAATGAAAACTGCTCTATAATGAGAATGAATAGGAACAGATGTCAGCAGTGTCGTTTCAAAAAGTGTCTGTCTGTTGGAATGTCGAGAGATG CTGTTCGGTTTGGTCGTATTCCTAAGCGTGAAAAACAGAGGATGCTAATTGAGATGCAGAGTGCCATGAAGACCATGATGAACAGCCAGTTCAGTGGTCATCTACAGAGCGACCAATTAGTAGAACATCATGAACAGACAGCTTTACCAGCCCAGGAACAGCTGCGACCCAAGCCCCAGCTGGAGCAAGAAAACATCAAAAGCTCTTCTCCCTCTTCAGATTTTGCAAAGGAAGAAGTGATTGGCATG GTTTGTCCAATGAATAAGTCTCCGTATGTGGATCCTCATAAATCGGGGCATGAAATCTGGGAAGAATTTTCGATGAGCTTCACCCCAGCAGTGAAGGAAGTGGTGGAGTTTGCAAAGCGTATTCCCGGCTTCAGAGATCTCTCTCAACATGACCAGGTCAACCTTTTAAAGGCTGGGACTTTCGAG gtttTAATGGTACGGTTTGCATCATTATTTGACGCAAAGGAACGTACTGTCACCTTTTTAAGTGGAAAGAAGTATAGTGTGGATGATTTACACTCAATGGGAGCAGGGGATCTGCTAAACTCTATGTTTGAATTTAGTGAGAAGCTAAATGCCCTCCAACTCAGTGATGAAGAGATGAGTCTGTTTACAGCAGTTGTCCTGGTTTCTGCAG ATCGATCCGGGATAGAAAACGTCAACTCTGTGGAGGCTTTGCAGGAAACGCTTATCCGCGCCCTAAGGACCTTAATAATGAAAAACCATCCAAACGAGGCCTCTATTTTTACAAAACTTCTTCTAAAGTTGCCAGATCTTCGATCTTTAAACAACATGCACTCCGAGGAGCTCTTGGCCTTTAAAGTTCACCCCTAA
- the NR1D2 gene encoding nuclear receptor subfamily 1 group D member 2 isoform X4 — translation MKTSKSSAPGMTKSHSSVTKFSGMVLLCKVCGDVASGFHYGVHACEGCKGFFRRSIQQNIQYKKCLKNENCSIMRMNRNRCQQCRFKKCLSVGMSRDAVRFGRIPKREKQRMLIEMQSAMKTMMNSQFSGHLQSDQLVEHHEQTALPAQEQLRPKPQLEQENIKSSSPSSDFAKEEVIGMVTRAHKDTFMYNQEQRENSAETVQPQRERIPKNMEQYNLNHDRCGSGLSSHFPCSESQQHLGGQYKGRNVMHYANGHAICITNGHCVNFSNAYTQRVCDRVSIDGCSQNENENSYLCNTGGRMHLVCPMNKSPYVDPHKSGHEIWEEFSMSFTPAVKEVVEFAKRIPGFRDLSQHDQVNLLKAGTFEVLMVRFASLFDAKERTVTFLSGKKYSVDDLHSMGAGDLLNSMFEFSEKLNALQLSDEEMSLFTAVVLVSADRSGIENVNSVEALQETLIRALRTLIMKNHPNEASIFTKLLLKLPDLRSLNNMHSEELLAFKVHP, via the exons ATGAAAACAAGCAAATCGAGCGCACCTGGGATGACAAAGAGTCACAGTTCAGTGACAA AATTTAGTGGCATGGTTCTACTGTGTAAAGTCTGTGGGGATGTGGCGTCAGGATTCCACTATGGAGTTCATGCTTGTGAAGGCTGTAAG GGTTTTTTCCGGAGAAGCATTCAGCAAAACATTCAGTACAAGAAGTGCCTGAAGAATGAAAACTGCTCTATAATGAGAATGAATAGGAACAGATGTCAGCAGTGTCGTTTCAAAAAGTGTCTGTCTGTTGGAATGTCGAGAGATG CTGTTCGGTTTGGTCGTATTCCTAAGCGTGAAAAACAGAGGATGCTAATTGAGATGCAGAGTGCCATGAAGACCATGATGAACAGCCAGTTCAGTGGTCATCTACAGAGCGACCAATTAGTAGAACATCATGAACAGACAGCTTTACCAGCCCAGGAACAGCTGCGACCCAAGCCCCAGCTGGAGCAAGAAAACATCAAAAGCTCTTCTCCCTCTTCAGATTTTGCAAAGGAAGAAGTGATTGGCATGGTAACCAGAGCGCACAAGGATACCTTTATGTATAATCAGGAGCAGCGAGAAAACTCGGCAGAGACCGTGCAGCCGCAGAGAGAACGGATTCCTAAGAACATGGAGCAATATAATTTGAATCATGACCGTTGTGGCAGTGGGCTTAGCAGCCACTTTCCTTGTAGTGAGAGCCAGCAGCACCTCGGTGGACAGTACAAAGGGAGGAACGTAATGCATTACGCCAATGGGCATGCCATTTGTATTACAAATGGACATTGTGTGAACTTCTCCAATGCTTATACTCAGAGAGTATGTGATAGAGTTTCCATAGATGGATGTTCTCAGAATGAGAACGAGAATAGTTACCTGTGCAACACTGGAGGGAGAATGCATCTG GTTTGTCCAATGAATAAGTCTCCGTATGTGGATCCTCATAAATCGGGGCATGAAATCTGGGAAGAATTTTCGATGAGCTTCACCCCAGCAGTGAAGGAAGTGGTGGAGTTTGCAAAGCGTATTCCCGGCTTCAGAGATCTCTCTCAACATGACCAGGTCAACCTTTTAAAGGCTGGGACTTTCGAG gtttTAATGGTACGGTTTGCATCATTATTTGACGCAAAGGAACGTACTGTCACCTTTTTAAGTGGAAAGAAGTATAGTGTGGATGATTTACACTCAATGGGAGCAGGGGATCTGCTAAACTCTATGTTTGAATTTAGTGAGAAGCTAAATGCCCTCCAACTCAGTGATGAAGAGATGAGTCTGTTTACAGCAGTTGTCCTGGTTTCTGCAG ATCGATCCGGGATAGAAAACGTCAACTCTGTGGAGGCTTTGCAGGAAACGCTTATCCGCGCCCTAAGGACCTTAATAATGAAAAACCATCCAAACGAGGCCTCTATTTTTACAAAACTTCTTCTAAAGTTGCCAGATCTTCGATCTTTAAACAACATGCACTCCGAGGAGCTCTTGGCCTTTAAAGTTCACCCCTAA
- the NR1D2 gene encoding nuclear receptor subfamily 1 group D member 2 isoform X3 → MEVNAGGVIAYISSSSSASSPASCHSEGSENSFQSSSVPSSPASTNADNNGNPKNGHLSNTEGILKDDRIDCSMKTSKSSAPGMTKSHSSVTKFSGMVLLCKVCGDVASGFHYGVHACEGCKGFFRRSIQQNIQYKKCLKNENCSIMRMNRNRCQQCRFKKCLSVGMSRDAVRFGRIPKREKQRMLIEMQSAMKTMMNSQFSGHLQSDQLVEHHEQTALPAQEQLRPKPQLEQENIKSSSPSSDFAKEEVIGMVTRAHKDTFMYNQEQRENSAETVQPQRERIPKNMEQYNLNHDRCGSGLSSHFPCSESQQHLGGQYKGRNVMHYANGHAICITNGHCVNFSNAYTQRVCDRVSIDGCSQNENENSYLCNTGGRMHLVCPMNKSPYVDPHKSGHEIWEEFSMSFTPAVKEVVEFAKRIPGFRDLSQHDQVNLLKAGTFEIDPG, encoded by the exons GAGGTGTGATTGCCTATATCAGCTCTTCCAGCTCAGCCTCTAGCCCTGCGTCTTGTCACAGTGAGGGCTCCGAGAACAGTTTTCAGTCCTCCTCCGTCCCATCTTCTCCGGCTAGCACTAATGCTGATAACAACGGGAATCCCAAAAATGGCCATCTCTCCAATACTGAAGGCATCCTGAAGGATGATCGGATAGATTGTTCTATGAAAACAAGCAAATCGAGCGCACCTGGGATGACAAAGAGTCACAGTTCAGTGACAA AATTTAGTGGCATGGTTCTACTGTGTAAAGTCTGTGGGGATGTGGCGTCAGGATTCCACTATGGAGTTCATGCTTGTGAAGGCTGTAAG GGTTTTTTCCGGAGAAGCATTCAGCAAAACATTCAGTACAAGAAGTGCCTGAAGAATGAAAACTGCTCTATAATGAGAATGAATAGGAACAGATGTCAGCAGTGTCGTTTCAAAAAGTGTCTGTCTGTTGGAATGTCGAGAGATG CTGTTCGGTTTGGTCGTATTCCTAAGCGTGAAAAACAGAGGATGCTAATTGAGATGCAGAGTGCCATGAAGACCATGATGAACAGCCAGTTCAGTGGTCATCTACAGAGCGACCAATTAGTAGAACATCATGAACAGACAGCTTTACCAGCCCAGGAACAGCTGCGACCCAAGCCCCAGCTGGAGCAAGAAAACATCAAAAGCTCTTCTCCCTCTTCAGATTTTGCAAAGGAAGAAGTGATTGGCATGGTAACCAGAGCGCACAAGGATACCTTTATGTATAATCAGGAGCAGCGAGAAAACTCGGCAGAGACCGTGCAGCCGCAGAGAGAACGGATTCCTAAGAACATGGAGCAATATAATTTGAATCATGACCGTTGTGGCAGTGGGCTTAGCAGCCACTTTCCTTGTAGTGAGAGCCAGCAGCACCTCGGTGGACAGTACAAAGGGAGGAACGTAATGCATTACGCCAATGGGCATGCCATTTGTATTACAAATGGACATTGTGTGAACTTCTCCAATGCTTATACTCAGAGAGTATGTGATAGAGTTTCCATAGATGGATGTTCTCAGAATGAGAACGAGAATAGTTACCTGTGCAACACTGGAGGGAGAATGCATCTG GTTTGTCCAATGAATAAGTCTCCGTATGTGGATCCTCATAAATCGGGGCATGAAATCTGGGAAGAATTTTCGATGAGCTTCACCCCAGCAGTGAAGGAAGTGGTGGAGTTTGCAAAGCGTATTCCCGGCTTCAGAGATCTCTCTCAACATGACCAGGTCAACCTTTTAAAGGCTGGGACTTTCGAG ATCGATCCGGGATAG